In the Pseudothauera hydrothermalis genome, one interval contains:
- the mraY gene encoding phospho-N-acetylmuramoyl-pentapeptide-transferase has translation MLLELALWLAQDIRAFNVFGYITLRTVLAALTALVISLMFGPRLIRWLTAKKIGQAVRDDGPKSHLTKAGTPTMGGALILIAIGVTVLLWGDLSNRYVWVTLLVTLGFGAVGWVDDWRKVVHRNPKGLASRWKYLWTSAIALAAAVYLGLTASTPAQTELIVPFFKAVAYPLGIVGFIALTYFVINGTGHAVNLTDGLDGLAIMPTVMVAGALAIFAYVAGHAGFAKYLGVPYVAGAGELAVFCGAICGAGLGFLWFNAYPAEVFMGDVGALALGAALGTIAVVVRQEIVLFIMGGLFVAETLSVMVQVLYFKATGGKRIFRMAPLHHHYELGGWKETQVVVRFWIITIMLVLFGLSTLKLR, from the coding sequence ATGCTGCTTGAACTTGCTCTCTGGCTGGCCCAGGACATCCGCGCCTTCAACGTCTTTGGCTATATCACGCTGCGCACGGTGCTGGCGGCGCTGACCGCGCTGGTCATTTCGCTGATGTTCGGTCCGCGGCTGATCCGTTGGCTGACTGCCAAAAAAATCGGCCAAGCGGTGCGCGACGATGGGCCTAAATCGCATCTCACCAAGGCTGGCACGCCCACCATGGGCGGTGCGCTGATCCTGATCGCCATTGGGGTTACCGTGTTGCTGTGGGGCGATCTATCCAACCGCTATGTGTGGGTTACCCTGCTGGTTACGCTGGGCTTTGGCGCCGTGGGCTGGGTGGACGACTGGCGTAAGGTGGTGCATCGCAACCCCAAAGGGCTGGCCAGCCGCTGGAAATATTTATGGACCTCGGCCATCGCGTTGGCCGCTGCGGTCTATCTTGGGCTGACCGCCAGCACGCCGGCGCAAACCGAACTGATCGTGCCTTTTTTCAAGGCGGTGGCTTATCCGCTAGGCATTGTCGGCTTCATCGCCCTGACCTATTTCGTGATCAATGGAACCGGCCACGCGGTCAATCTCACCGACGGTTTGGACGGTTTGGCCATCATGCCTACCGTGATGGTGGCCGGTGCGCTGGCGATCTTTGCCTACGTGGCTGGCCATGCCGGCTTTGCCAAATATCTGGGCGTGCCCTATGTGGCCGGTGCCGGCGAACTGGCGGTGTTCTGCGGCGCGATCTGCGGCGCCGGTCTGGGCTTTTTGTGGTTCAACGCCTATCCGGCCGAGGTGTTCATGGGCGATGTGGGCGCGCTCGCCCTGGGTGCGGCGCTAGGCACCATCGCCGTGGTGGTGCGCCAGGAAATCGTGCTCTTCATCATGGGCGGCCTGTTCGTTGCCGAAACCCTGTCGGTGATGGTGCAGGTGCTCTATTTCAAAGCCACTGGCGGCAAACGCATTTTCCGTATGGCGCCGCTGCATCACCACTATGAGCTCGGCGGCTGGAAGGAAACCCAGGTGGTGGTGCGCTTTTGGATCATCACCATCATGCTGGTGCTGTTCGGCCTGTCTACCTTGAAGCTGAGATAA
- a CDS encoding D-alanine--D-alanine ligase, whose translation MDFGKVAVLFGGASAEREVSLMSGRAVLAALQRAGVDAHAFDPAERDVHALKEEGFARAFIALHGRGGEDGTVQGALELMGIPYTGSGVMASALSMDKWRTKMVWQAAGLPTPRYVLLDEHTDWDAVAAELGLPIFVKPVHEGSSMGATKVTAAGQLKAAWELAARYDKLVMAEEFIAGAELTAPFLGERALPLIRIVAPDGNYDYQHKYFTDDTRYDCPCGLPQAQERALQALIMHSAKVLGCRGWGRVDLILTADGRPYLLEMNTAPGMTGHSLVPMSAKVAGLSFEQLCLAILAEARLG comes from the coding sequence ATGGATTTCGGCAAAGTCGCAGTGCTGTTCGGCGGTGCATCCGCCGAGCGTGAGGTGTCGTTGATGTCCGGGCGCGCGGTGCTCGCCGCCTTGCAGCGCGCGGGCGTCGATGCGCATGCCTTCGACCCGGCGGAGCGGGATGTGCACGCGCTCAAAGAAGAAGGGTTTGCGCGCGCATTCATTGCCCTGCATGGCCGGGGCGGTGAAGATGGCACGGTGCAGGGCGCACTGGAGCTGATGGGCATTCCCTATACCGGCAGCGGGGTGATGGCTTCGGCCTTGTCGATGGACAAGTGGCGCACCAAGATGGTGTGGCAGGCCGCGGGGCTGCCTACGCCGCGCTACGTTCTGTTGGATGAACACACCGACTGGGATGCGGTAGCTGCCGAGCTGGGGCTGCCGATCTTTGTCAAACCGGTGCATGAAGGCTCCAGCATGGGCGCGACCAAAGTCACCGCGGCCGGTCAGTTGAAGGCTGCTTGGGAGTTGGCAGCACGCTATGACAAGCTGGTGATGGCAGAGGAATTCATCGCCGGTGCCGAACTCACCGCACCTTTTTTGGGCGAGCGGGCCCTGCCCTTGATCCGCATCGTCGCACCGGACGGCAACTACGACTATCAACACAAATACTTCACCGACGATACCCGCTACGACTGCCCCTGCGGACTGCCGCAGGCGCAGGAGCGCGCGCTACAAGCGTTGATCATGCACTCTGCCAAGGTGCTCGGCTGCCGCGGCTGGGGACGGGTCGATCTGATCCTGACGGCCGACGGCCGGCCGTATCTGCTGGAAATGAACACCGCGCCGGGCATGACCGGCCATTCTCTGGTGCCGATGTCCGCTAAGGTGGCGGGCCTGAGCTTCGAGCAACTGTGTCTGGCGATTCTTGCGGAGGCCCGCCTTGGCTGA
- a CDS encoding cell division protein FtsQ/DivIB: MAEQLRSQVAASRRTAAGAPAGRAGDAAGLWHRPAVLNLLADLLMMFAALALTWVAVNWFLSRPVFPLREVVLLSPPAQVTTAQLEYVARTAIRGNFFTVDLDRVRADFEKLPWVRRAELRRRWPDVLELRLQEHQAVAYWTSNDDSETHLVNRQGEVFVAASNAPLPAFSGPPGSAAYMLSRYQTFAAVLAPLGRQLVGVVLSARDAWQLRLDNDMVIVLGREQDKVSLEARLARFVAAWPQTQESIGVQVAVADLRYPSGFALTPADTLAMKGKQ, from the coding sequence TTGGCTGAGCAGCTTCGCAGCCAGGTTGCAGCGTCCCGGCGCACAGCCGCCGGCGCGCCGGCAGGCCGTGCGGGCGATGCGGCCGGTCTCTGGCACCGCCCGGCGGTGCTCAATCTGCTGGCCGATCTGCTGATGATGTTTGCGGCGCTGGCGCTGACCTGGGTGGCGGTGAACTGGTTTTTGTCGCGTCCGGTTTTTCCGCTGCGCGAAGTGGTGTTGCTATCGCCACCGGCGCAGGTCACCACCGCGCAGCTCGAATACGTGGCGCGCACCGCGATCCGCGGCAATTTTTTCACCGTGGATCTGGATCGGGTGCGAGCCGACTTTGAAAAGCTGCCCTGGGTGCGCCGCGCCGAGCTGCGCCGACGTTGGCCCGATGTGCTGGAGTTGCGCTTGCAGGAGCACCAGGCCGTAGCCTATTGGACGTCGAACGACGATAGCGAGACCCATCTGGTCAATCGCCAGGGGGAGGTTTTCGTGGCCGCCAGCAACGCGCCTCTGCCAGCCTTCTCCGGGCCACCGGGGTCGGCGGCTTATATGTTGAGCCGTTATCAGACCTTTGCCGCAGTGCTGGCGCCGCTGGGGCGGCAATTGGTCGGAGTGGTGCTATCGGCGCGCGATGCGTGGCAATTGCGTCTGGACAACGACATGGTGATCGTGCTCGGCCGCGAGCAAGACAAGGTATCGCTGGAGGCGCGGCTGGCGCGCTTCGTGGCGGCCTGGCCGCAGACCCAGGAGAGCATAGGTGTTCAGGTGGCGGTGGCCGA
- the murD gene encoding UDP-N-acetylmuramoyl-L-alanine--D-glutamate ligase, translated as MSALAGKLVLILGLGESGLAMARWCARQGVCLRVADTRAEPPGAARLHDFAPHAALHTGEFSDALLDGVDLVAVSPGLDPRGGVVAEARRRGLRVVGEISLFAAALDELGVRKTTRILAITGTNGKTTTTALAAHLARSAGLDAVAAGNISPAPLEVLADRLAAGRPLPACWVLELSSFQLEAADGFAADAATVLNISDDHLDRYADLDEYAATKARIFTGAGVQVLNRQDARVAAMVRAGCPVRTFGIDEPYAETDLGLSTRAGERWLAEGGTALLPLAELPIAGIHNAANALAAFALCRAIGLPQAPLVAGLKTFRGLPHRVELVAERADGVLFYDDSKGTNVGATLAALAGLDRPVVLIAGGDGKGQDFTPLREAVARYARAVLLIGRDAGRIAAALEGCGTPVERFATLDEAVVRANQLAQPGDAVLLSPACSSLDMFRNYAHRAEVFVAAARALPQVMPR; from the coding sequence ATGAGCGCACTTGCGGGCAAACTCGTGTTGATACTCGGGCTGGGCGAATCGGGCCTGGCGATGGCGCGCTGGTGTGCGCGTCAGGGTGTCTGCCTGCGGGTGGCCGACACCCGTGCCGAGCCGCCGGGCGCAGCCCGCCTGCATGACTTCGCGCCCCACGCCGCGCTGCATACCGGTGAGTTTTCCGACGCGCTGCTCGACGGTGTCGACCTGGTTGCGGTAAGCCCTGGGCTGGACCCGCGCGGCGGTGTGGTGGCCGAAGCGCGTCGTCGCGGCCTGCGGGTGGTGGGTGAGATCAGCCTGTTTGCCGCGGCGCTGGATGAACTCGGCGTGCGTAAGACGACCCGCATCCTGGCCATTACCGGCACCAACGGCAAGACCACCACCACCGCGCTGGCCGCCCATCTGGCCCGCAGCGCCGGGCTGGATGCGGTGGCGGCCGGCAACATCAGCCCGGCGCCGTTGGAGGTGCTGGCCGACCGCCTGGCAGCGGGCAGGCCATTGCCGGCGTGCTGGGTGTTGGAATTGTCCAGCTTTCAGCTCGAGGCGGCAGACGGTTTTGCCGCCGATGCGGCGACGGTGCTCAACATCAGCGACGATCACCTCGACCGCTATGCCGATTTGGACGAATACGCCGCCACCAAGGCGCGTATCTTTACTGGGGCCGGCGTACAGGTACTCAACCGTCAGGATGCGCGCGTCGCCGCCATGGTGCGCGCAGGCTGCCCGGTGCGCACGTTTGGCATCGACGAGCCATATGCGGAGACCGATCTGGGGCTCAGCACCCGCGCCGGTGAGCGTTGGCTGGCCGAAGGCGGCACCGCGCTTTTGCCGTTGGCCGAATTGCCGATCGCCGGTATTCACAATGCCGCCAATGCGCTCGCCGCCTTTGCCCTGTGCCGGGCCATCGGCCTGCCGCAGGCGCCGTTGGTCGCTGGACTGAAAACCTTTCGAGGTCTGCCGCACCGGGTCGAACTGGTCGCCGAACGTGCCGATGGCGTGCTGTTTTACGATGACTCCAAAGGCACCAATGTGGGCGCCACGCTGGCCGCGCTGGCAGGTTTGGACCGCCCGGTGGTGTTGATCGCCGGCGGCGATGGCAAGGGGCAAGACTTCACCCCCTTGCGCGAAGCGGTTGCACGCTACGCCCGCGCCGTGTTGCTGATCGGGCGCGATGCCGGCCGTATCGCTGCAGCGCTCGAAGGCTGCGGCACGCCGGTGGAGCGCTTTGCCACGCTGGACGAGGCGGTGGTGCGAGCCAACCAGCTCGCTCAACCAGGCGACGCGGTGTTGCTCTCGCCGGCCTGCTCCAGCCTGGACATGTTTCGTAATTACGCGCACCGCGCCGAGGTGTTCGTTGCCGCGGCGCGCGCGCTACCGCAGGTCATGCCCCGATGA
- the ftsW gene encoding putative lipid II flippase FtsW, with protein MKLVLPSVFRSFAARRPHRGAETARAVSRLLRPAAPARELDPLLLWSAAALLLIGLVMVYSASIAIAEGSRFTGYQSHYFLLRHGVYLALGVAVGLLAFQVPMVRWEQAAPWLFMAGVVLLVLVLIPGIGREVNGARRWIDLGPVNLQPSELMKVFVALYAADYTVRKLDAIASFKRAFLPMTGVIVLVGCLLLMEPDFGALVVICAIAFGVLFLGGVNARIFVFLVAVALIGFALLVWLSPYRRDRLFGFLDPWQDAFGRGYQLSHALIAFGRGEWFGVGLGASVEKLFYLPEAHTDFLLAVLAEELGFVGVLTVVMLFALLVQRAFAIGRAAIKLERYFPGLVAQGIGLWIGVQSFINMGVNMGLLPTKGLTLPLMSFGGSAIIANCLALAILLRVDWENRLVMRGGRA; from the coding sequence ATGAAGCTGGTACTGCCGTCTGTATTCCGGTCGTTTGCAGCGCGTCGCCCGCATCGCGGGGCGGAGACCGCGCGCGCGGTCAGCCGGCTGTTGCGGCCGGCCGCCCCGGCGCGCGAACTCGATCCGTTGCTGTTGTGGTCGGCGGCCGCCTTGCTGTTGATCGGCTTGGTGATGGTGTATTCGGCATCGATCGCGATTGCCGAAGGCAGCCGTTTTACCGGTTACCAATCGCACTATTTTTTGCTGCGCCACGGTGTTTATCTGGCACTGGGCGTGGCGGTGGGCCTGCTTGCCTTTCAGGTGCCGATGGTGCGCTGGGAACAGGCTGCACCCTGGCTGTTCATGGCCGGTGTCGTGCTGTTGGTGCTGGTGCTGATTCCGGGCATTGGCCGCGAGGTCAACGGTGCCCGGCGCTGGATCGACCTGGGGCCGGTGAATTTGCAGCCTTCGGAGTTGATGAAGGTATTCGTGGCCCTGTACGCGGCCGACTACACGGTGCGCAAACTCGACGCCATCGCCAGCTTCAAGCGTGCATTCTTGCCGATGACCGGCGTCATCGTGCTGGTCGGCTGCCTGCTGCTGATGGAGCCGGATTTTGGCGCTCTGGTGGTGATTTGTGCGATCGCCTTCGGCGTGCTCTTTCTGGGCGGCGTCAATGCGCGGATATTCGTTTTTCTGGTGGCTGTAGCGTTGATTGGCTTTGCCTTGCTAGTGTGGCTGTCGCCTTACCGCCGCGACCGCCTGTTTGGCTTTCTGGACCCTTGGCAGGATGCCTTCGGCCGCGGTTACCAGCTTTCGCACGCGCTGATTGCCTTCGGTCGCGGCGAGTGGTTCGGAGTCGGCCTGGGCGCCAGCGTCGAAAAGCTTTTCTACCTGCCCGAGGCGCATACCGACTTTCTGCTCGCGGTGCTGGCCGAAGAACTCGGCTTCGTCGGCGTGCTGACCGTGGTCATGCTGTTTGCTCTGCTGGTGCAGCGGGCGTTTGCCATCGGCCGCGCGGCGATCAAGCTGGAGCGCTATTTCCCCGGTCTGGTGGCGCAGGGTATCGGCCTGTGGATCGGGGTCCAGTCGTTCATCAACATGGGCGTGAACATGGGCCTGCTGCCGACCAAGGGGCTGACCCTGCCGCTGATGAGCTTTGGCGGTTCGGCCATCATTGCCAACTGCCTGGCTTTGGCCATCCTCCTGCGGGTCGACTGGGAAAATCGCCTAGTCATGCGCGGAGGCCGAGCATGA
- the murC gene encoding UDP-N-acetylmuramate--L-alanine ligase: protein MKHKVKHIHFVGIGGAGMSGIAEVLVNQGFTVSGSDLTDSAATRRLQALGARVVRGHDAANIDHADVVVTSTAVKGDNPEVIAARARGIPVVPRAQMLAELMRFQRGIAIAGTHGKTTTTSLVASILAEGGMDPTFVIGGRLNAAGANARLGKGDFLVAEADESDASFLMLNPVISVVTNIDTDHMDTYGHDFTRLKQAFVDFLQHLPFYGVAVLCEDDPHVRAIMPLVSKQTVRYGLSPSASIRAENIRADGGRMLFDAVRVNGSTSRLPIELNLPGLHNVQNALAAIAVATEVQVPDEAIVKALAEFHGVGRRFQRYGDVTLYDGLGQPRGRFTLIDDYGHHPAEMAATLAAARGAFPGRRLVLAFQPHRYTRTRDCFEDFVKVLSSVDALLLTEVYAAGETPIVAADGRALARALRVAGKVEPVFVEDIGDMPQAIMDAAQDGDVVITMGAGSIGAVPGRLSSEDTGG, encoded by the coding sequence ATGAAACACAAGGTCAAACACATTCATTTCGTTGGCATCGGCGGCGCGGGCATGAGCGGCATTGCCGAGGTGCTGGTCAATCAAGGCTTCACGGTCAGCGGTTCGGATTTGACCGACAGCGCCGCCACCCGCCGTTTGCAAGCACTGGGCGCGCGCGTGGTGCGCGGGCATGATGCGGCCAATATCGACCACGCCGACGTGGTGGTGACCTCCACCGCGGTCAAAGGCGACAACCCGGAAGTGATTGCCGCGCGCGCGCGCGGCATTCCGGTGGTGCCGCGCGCACAGATGCTGGCCGAGTTGATGCGCTTTCAGCGCGGCATCGCCATCGCCGGCACCCATGGCAAGACCACGACGACTTCTCTGGTGGCCAGCATCCTCGCCGAAGGCGGCATGGACCCCACCTTCGTGATCGGCGGGCGGCTGAACGCGGCCGGCGCCAATGCGCGGCTGGGCAAGGGTGATTTCCTGGTGGCCGAAGCCGACGAATCGGACGCCTCATTTCTGATGCTCAATCCGGTGATTTCGGTGGTGACCAATATCGATACCGACCACATGGACACCTACGGGCACGATTTCACCCGGCTCAAGCAGGCGTTCGTGGATTTTCTGCAGCATTTACCGTTCTACGGCGTGGCGGTGCTGTGCGAGGACGATCCGCATGTGCGCGCCATCATGCCTTTGGTATCCAAGCAGACCGTGCGTTACGGTTTGTCACCAAGCGCCAGTATCCGCGCCGAGAACATCCGTGCGGACGGCGGACGCATGCTCTTCGACGCGGTGCGCGTCAATGGCAGCACCAGCCGCTTGCCGATCGAGCTCAATCTGCCCGGTCTGCACAATGTGCAAAATGCGCTGGCGGCCATTGCGGTGGCCACCGAGGTGCAGGTGCCGGATGAGGCGATCGTCAAGGCGCTGGCCGAGTTCCACGGCGTCGGCCGGCGCTTTCAACGTTACGGCGATGTCACCCTGTACGATGGGCTCGGCCAGCCGCGCGGCCGGTTCACCCTGATCGACGACTACGGCCACCACCCGGCGGAGATGGCCGCCACCCTTGCCGCGGCGCGTGGCGCTTTTCCCGGCCGCCGGTTGGTGCTGGCTTTTCAGCCGCACCGTTACACCCGTACCCGCGACTGCTTCGAAGACTTTGTCAAAGTGCTGTCTTCGGTGGATGCGCTGTTGCTCACCGAAGTGTATGCCGCTGGCGAGACCCCCATCGTGGCCGCCGACGGCCGGGCGCTGGCGCGGGCGTTGCGCGTGGCGGGGAAAGTGGAACCGGTGTTCGTCGAGGATATCGGCGATATGCCGCAGGCGATCATGGACGCGGCCCAAGATGGCGATGTGGTGATCACCATGGGCGCAGGTTCGATTGGCGCGGTGCCTGGCCGGCTGAGCAGCGAGGATACTGGGGGGTGA
- the murG gene encoding undecaprenyldiphospho-muramoylpentapeptide beta-N-acetylglucosaminyltransferase, translated as MRTLLVMAGGTGGHIFPGIAVAEVLRAKGWRIVWMGNPDGMEARLIPARGYETAWVRFTALRGKGLLRKLMLPMNLLAGFWQALRQLRRVRPDVVLGMGGYISFPGGMMAALTGRPLVLHEQNSVAGLANRVLAGVADSVLSGFPQVLKNARWVGNPVREEIAATAPPAQRFAGRSGPLRLLVVGGSLGASVLNLTVPQALARIPAGQRPLVTHQAGEKQIDALRAAYRDAGVDGELLPFIDDMAARYAAADLVICRAGALTVAELAAVGVASVLVPFPHAVDDHQTGNARFLSEHGAAILLPQHELSADALAGLLAGLNRARLLEMACKARELAKPQAAFEVAAECERLAGGQT; from the coding sequence ATGAGGACGCTACTGGTCATGGCCGGCGGCACCGGGGGGCACATCTTCCCTGGTATCGCAGTGGCCGAAGTGCTGCGCGCCAAGGGTTGGCGCATCGTGTGGATGGGCAACCCGGACGGCATGGAGGCACGGTTGATTCCGGCGCGCGGCTATGAAACCGCCTGGGTGCGCTTTACCGCGCTGCGCGGTAAGGGCCTGCTGCGCAAATTGATGCTGCCGATGAATCTGCTCGCCGGTTTTTGGCAGGCACTGCGCCAACTGCGCCGTGTTCGGCCCGACGTAGTGCTGGGCATGGGCGGTTACATCAGCTTTCCGGGCGGCATGATGGCGGCGCTCACCGGCCGCCCCTTGGTGCTGCACGAGCAGAACTCGGTGGCGGGGCTTGCCAACCGGGTGCTGGCCGGGGTGGCCGACAGCGTGCTCAGCGGTTTTCCGCAGGTGCTCAAGAACGCTCGCTGGGTAGGCAACCCGGTGCGCGAGGAGATCGCGGCGACCGCACCGCCGGCGCAGCGCTTTGCCGGGCGCAGCGGGCCGTTACGCCTGCTGGTGGTCGGCGGCAGCCTGGGCGCCTCGGTGCTCAACCTCACCGTGCCGCAGGCACTGGCGCGTATCCCGGCCGGGCAGCGGCCGTTGGTCACCCACCAGGCCGGCGAAAAGCAGATCGATGCCCTGCGTGCGGCTTATCGGGATGCGGGTGTCGACGGCGAACTATTGCCCTTCATCGATGACATGGCGGCGCGCTACGCGGCGGCGGATCTGGTGATTTGCCGCGCCGGTGCGCTCACCGTGGCCGAGCTTGCCGCGGTGGGGGTGGCAAGCGTGTTGGTGCCGTTTCCCCACGCGGTCGATGACCATCAAACCGGGAACGCACGCTTTCTATCGGAACACGGTGCGGCCATTTTGCTGCCGCAGCATGAACTCAGCGCCGACGCCCTGGCCGGCCTGCTCGCCGGTTTGAACCGGGCGCGCCTGCTGGAGATGGCCTGCAAGGCGCGCGAACTGGCCAAACCGCAGGCGGCCTTCGAAGTGGCCGCCGAATGCGAGCGACTGGCAGGAGGCCAGACATGA
- a CDS encoding UDP-N-acetylmuramoyl-tripeptide--D-alanyl-D-alanine ligase has product MMSLQDAARALDGRLIGEGRFTAVGTDSRNIGSGQLFVALRGERFDGHQFVAAAAAAGAAAALVDSRWADGQNAAPLPLLVVDDTRHALGRLAAHWRSRFDLPVLGITGSNGKTTVKEMCAAILRAQAAQDGAGAQAVLATAGNLNNDIGLPLTLLALRDTHRAAVVEMGMNRPGEIAYLTGIARPTVALVNNAQRAHLQGLGSVAAIAREKGTIYQGLGSDGVALINADDPHAAYWRDVNAARRVVTFALHAPADIEGRCTTHGLGSRIELRTPQAVVHFDLQVPGEHNARNAVAAAAACLSAGASMEAVVAGLSAYTGTAGRLQRRPGLHGALLLDDSYNANPDSVRAGIDVLAATPGRKIVVLGDMGEVGEASAQVHDEIGGYAKSKGVDALYALGEMSAVAARNFGDGGGHFTSVDDLVEALAAQLDPDTVVLVKGSRFMHMERVVERLAAQPAASGMQDNDDAA; this is encoded by the coding sequence ATGATGTCCTTGCAGGACGCCGCCCGCGCGCTCGACGGGCGCCTCATTGGCGAGGGCCGTTTCACCGCCGTCGGCACCGACAGCCGCAACATAGGCAGCGGCCAGTTGTTCGTGGCCTTGCGCGGTGAACGCTTCGACGGTCACCAGTTCGTAGCCGCGGCGGCCGCAGCCGGCGCGGCGGCGGCGTTGGTCGATAGTCGCTGGGCAGATGGCCAAAACGCCGCGCCGTTACCGCTTTTGGTGGTCGACGATACCCGGCATGCACTCGGCCGCTTGGCGGCACACTGGCGCAGCCGCTTCGACCTTCCGGTATTGGGCATTACCGGCAGTAACGGCAAAACCACGGTCAAGGAGATGTGTGCCGCCATTTTGCGCGCCCAGGCGGCGCAAGACGGTGCCGGCGCACAGGCGGTATTGGCCACCGCCGGCAATCTCAACAACGATATCGGCCTGCCGCTCACGCTGTTGGCGCTGCGCGACACACACCGCGCTGCAGTGGTGGAGATGGGCATGAATCGTCCGGGCGAGATCGCCTACCTCACCGGGATCGCACGGCCCACGGTGGCCCTGGTCAACAATGCCCAGCGCGCCCATCTGCAAGGTCTGGGCAGCGTGGCCGCCATTGCGCGGGAAAAAGGCACGATCTACCAGGGTCTGGGCAGCGATGGCGTGGCGCTGATCAATGCCGACGATCCGCATGCCGCCTATTGGCGCGATGTGAATGCCGCGCGCCGGGTGGTGACCTTTGCGCTGCACGCTCCGGCGGACATCGAAGGGCGCTGCACCACACACGGGTTGGGCAGCCGAATCGAACTCAGGACGCCACAGGCGGTGGTTCATTTCGATCTGCAGGTGCCCGGTGAGCATAACGCCCGTAATGCGGTTGCCGCTGCGGCGGCCTGTCTGTCCGCGGGGGCATCGATGGAGGCGGTGGTGGCCGGCTTGAGCGCTTACACCGGCACGGCCGGCCGTCTGCAGCGTCGCCCCGGCCTTCATGGTGCGCTGCTGTTGGACGACAGTTACAACGCCAATCCGGATTCGGTGCGCGCCGGCATCGACGTGCTGGCGGCCACGCCGGGACGCAAGATCGTGGTACTGGGCGACATGGGTGAAGTCGGTGAGGCCAGCGCGCAGGTGCACGATGAAATCGGCGGCTACGCCAAAAGCAAAGGCGTGGACGCGCTCTACGCGCTGGGTGAAATGAGTGCAGTGGCCGCCCGTAACTTTGGCGACGGCGGCGGCCATTTCACTTCGGTCGATGATTTGGTCGAGGCGCTCGCCGCGCAGCTCGACCCGGATACCGTGGTGCTGGTCAAAGGGTCCCGGTTCATGCACATGGAACGGGTGGTCGAGCGGCTGGCCGCGCAGCCGGCCGCATCCGGGATGCAGGATAACGACGATGCTGCTTGA